One window of Sinorhizobium fredii NGR234 genomic DNA carries:
- a CDS encoding TIGR02302 family protein, translating to MTLFRQDETPRPRSFARMLATKRFLARLILLAEQLLPRALAPASLGLLFLSAGWLGFFRAAPFWLHVVVLLAFVAGLFLTLLPLTRVRWPEIAEADRMLEDRNQLPHQAIRVQDDAPATEGAVGAALWREHQTRMARLVHGLDTGLPRPDVARHDPLALRAVPILLACVAFAYSYSNRAGLVSDAFRLPERQIAAPDIRIDAWVTPPAYTGRAPIFLTGREDMTASDRQAAITIPQFSDVTVRITGAGQETQVSYADTGNPQPTIIPAAAGKPSPQQAEAAQAVGTSPNGARNHLFKITRDGTLSVAGQRWNFKIIPDSVPDIAFDGAPRPTANASLEMSFLAHDDYGISQAWAEIKPLDEPAADARPLYPPPEYRLDLPRRNPREAKGTTSRNLSEHPLAGKRVEITLVARDAAGQEGRSVPEEMVLPARRFFEPLAAAVAEQRQVFALDANQLPRAIDLNDALTLYPEATIPNLTHFLLIQSARTRMKLARNDDMLRDAADHLWEIALGIEDGDLSLAERRLRDAQQALSDALERNASDEEIARLMQELRQAMQEYMRALAEQAAKNPAIAANPDMNNMLRQQDLEKMMDQIENLARSGARDQARQLLSELQRMMNNLQAGRMQQGGEQNSAMRQQMDKLGQLMQQQQQLMDETFKLDQALRDRMQRGDPLQGEDNELFGQDMPQDPGQQGDPNGQPNPLDEMTAEQLKEALKQLRQQQEALGKQLSELQKGLEDLGIKPGKGFGQAGREMGDAAGALGEGQGERAVGSQGRALQALREGAQDMMNQMQAQGQGPGPGQGVPQYGQNGRDPLGRRQQNAGPDFGNQVKVPDEIDTQRARQILDAIRRKLGDNLSPEVERQYLERLLDMR from the coding sequence ATGACGCTTTTCCGGCAGGATGAAACGCCACGACCGAGGTCATTCGCCAGGATGCTGGCGACGAAGCGGTTCCTGGCACGCCTGATCCTGCTGGCCGAGCAGCTCCTGCCCCGTGCGCTCGCACCCGCTTCGCTCGGTCTCCTGTTCCTCTCCGCCGGCTGGCTCGGCTTTTTCCGTGCGGCACCATTCTGGCTGCATGTCGTCGTTCTGCTCGCCTTTGTCGCCGGGCTTTTCCTGACGCTCCTGCCTCTTACCCGCGTTCGTTGGCCGGAGATCGCCGAAGCCGACAGGATGCTCGAAGACCGCAACCAGCTGCCCCACCAGGCGATCCGCGTGCAGGACGACGCGCCGGCAACCGAGGGGGCCGTCGGCGCGGCGCTCTGGCGTGAGCACCAGACGCGCATGGCGCGTCTCGTCCACGGTCTCGACACCGGTCTACCGCGGCCCGACGTGGCGCGACACGATCCTCTGGCGCTGAGGGCCGTACCGATACTGCTTGCCTGCGTCGCCTTCGCCTATTCCTATTCGAATCGCGCCGGTCTGGTGTCCGACGCGTTTCGACTGCCCGAGCGCCAGATCGCCGCTCCCGACATCCGCATCGACGCCTGGGTGACTCCGCCGGCCTATACCGGCCGCGCACCGATTTTCCTGACCGGCCGGGAGGATATGACAGCCTCCGACCGGCAGGCCGCAATCACCATACCGCAGTTCAGCGACGTCACCGTTCGCATAACAGGCGCCGGCCAGGAGACGCAGGTCAGCTACGCTGACACGGGCAACCCGCAGCCGACCATCATCCCGGCTGCGGCCGGCAAGCCGTCGCCGCAGCAGGCCGAGGCAGCGCAAGCGGTCGGAACGTCCCCGAACGGCGCCCGGAATCATCTCTTCAAGATCACCCGGGACGGCACGCTTTCGGTCGCCGGACAGCGCTGGAACTTCAAGATCATTCCCGACAGCGTGCCGGACATCGCCTTCGATGGCGCACCCCGTCCGACGGCGAACGCGTCGCTTGAGATGAGCTTCCTCGCCCATGACGACTACGGCATTTCCCAGGCCTGGGCGGAGATAAAGCCTCTGGACGAACCGGCTGCCGACGCCAGGCCGCTCTATCCGCCGCCGGAATATCGCCTCGATCTGCCGCGCCGCAATCCGCGCGAAGCCAAGGGAACGACCAGCCGGAACCTGAGCGAGCATCCGCTTGCCGGGAAGCGCGTAGAGATCACCCTCGTCGCCCGCGACGCCGCCGGCCAGGAGGGTCGAAGCGTCCCGGAGGAAATGGTGTTGCCGGCGCGGCGGTTCTTCGAGCCGCTTGCCGCGGCGGTCGCCGAACAGCGCCAGGTCTTCGCTCTCGACGCCAACCAGTTGCCCCGCGCCATCGACCTCAACGACGCCTTGACGCTCTACCCCGAGGCGACGATCCCGAACCTCACGCATTTCCTGTTGATCCAGTCGGCCCGGACGCGCATGAAGCTCGCCCGCAACGACGATATGCTGCGCGACGCGGCCGACCATCTCTGGGAGATCGCGCTCGGCATCGAGGACGGCGACCTGTCGCTCGCCGAGCGCCGGCTGCGCGATGCCCAGCAGGCCCTGTCCGATGCGCTCGAACGCAATGCCTCGGATGAGGAGATCGCCAGGCTGATGCAGGAACTGCGCCAGGCAATGCAGGAATATATGCGCGCGCTCGCCGAGCAGGCAGCCAAAAATCCGGCGATCGCCGCCAATCCGGACATGAACAATATGCTGCGTCAGCAGGATCTGGAAAAGATGATGGACCAGATCGAAAACCTGGCGCGCTCCGGCGCGCGCGATCAGGCGCGCCAGCTCTTGTCCGAACTGCAGCGGATGATGAACAATCTGCAGGCCGGCCGCATGCAGCAGGGCGGCGAGCAGAACAGCGCGATGCGCCAGCAAATGGACAAGCTCGGCCAGCTGATGCAGCAGCAACAGCAGCTGATGGACGAAACATTCAAGCTGGACCAGGCGCTGCGCGACCGGATGCAGCGCGGCGACCCGCTCCAGGGCGAGGACAATGAGCTGTTCGGCCAGGATATGCCCCAGGATCCCGGACAGCAGGGCGACCCGAACGGACAGCCCAATCCGCTCGACGAGATGACCGCCGAGCAATTGAAGGAGGCCTTGAAACAGCTCAGGCAGCAGCAGGAGGCGCTCGGCAAGCAGCTGAGTGAACTGCAAAAGGGCCTGGAGGATCTGGGCATAAAGCCCGGTAAGGGCTTCGGCCAGGCTGGGCGCGAAATGGGCGACGCCGCCGGCGCACTGGGCGAGGGTCAGGGCGAACGAGCCGTCGGCAGCCAGGGCCGGGCGTTGCAGGCCCTGCGCGAAGGCGCCCAGGACATGATGAACC